The Candidatus Manganitrophaceae bacterium genome has a segment encoding these proteins:
- a CDS encoding type II toxin-antitoxin system VapC family toxin, whose amino-acid sequence MRTLIDSSGWIEFFTGGRLADRYESYMKDSRKLLTPTIVLYEVYKKIKRDRGEEAAMLAAGQLNATEVITLSASTALLAADLSLQYRIAMANAIVYATSREQDAQVITSDADLKDLPGVVYLA is encoded by the coding sequence TTGAGAACATTGATCGACTCCAGCGGGTGGATTGAGTTTTTCACCGGGGGCCGGCTTGCGGATCGCTATGAATCCTACATGAAAGATTCTAGGAAACTGTTGACCCCCACGATCGTACTTTATGAGGTGTACAAGAAGATCAAGCGGGATCGGGGAGAAGAGGCCGCGATGCTGGCGGCAGGGCAGTTAAATGCCACGGAGGTGATTACACTCTCAGCGTCGACTGCGCTCCTGGCCGCGGACTTAAGCCTTCAATATCGAATCGCCATGGCCAATGCGATCGTGTATGCGACCTCCCGGGAACAGGATGCCCAGGTTATAACAAGCGATGCCGATCTAAAAGATCTTCCGGGTGTGGTTTATCTGGCGTAG